One Rhizobiales bacterium GAS188 DNA window includes the following coding sequences:
- a CDS encoding Kynurenine formamidase, whose translation MTSRRRWVNRPEGSTWGDFGEDDQLGRLNLITQAKVKQGVAEVREGKSFCLSLPLDYPGGNVLNPRRLPPVLRPTLRGGKPNMNYVLADDDPNMTDVICDDLVIMHLQYSTQWDSLAHVGSLFDADGDGVPEPVFYNGFRAGQHIVGPSDPKEAGAEGPLGKVSTSHADALSVARMAESCIQGRGVMIDLNAHVKRLRIAFDYERLMRVIEADKVEIEPGDMVLLHTGFAEMLLEMRGDPDPGKAHHLCAVLNGRDKRLLNWITDTGLACLIADNYGVEAVPAVSHEGCCAALPLHEHCLFKLGVNLGELWHLTPLAAWLRAHGRYRFLLTAPPLRLPGAVGSPATPVATV comes from the coding sequence ATGACGTCAAGGCGCAGATGGGTCAACCGGCCCGAGGGCTCGACCTGGGGCGATTTCGGCGAAGACGATCAGCTCGGGCGCCTCAACCTGATCACGCAAGCGAAGGTCAAGCAGGGCGTCGCCGAGGTGCGCGAGGGCAAGAGCTTCTGCCTCAGCCTGCCGCTCGACTATCCGGGCGGCAACGTCCTCAATCCGCGCCGTCTGCCGCCGGTGCTGCGCCCGACCTTGCGGGGCGGCAAGCCGAACATGAATTACGTGCTGGCCGATGACGATCCGAACATGACCGATGTGATCTGCGATGATCTCGTGATCATGCATCTGCAATATTCGACGCAGTGGGACAGCCTCGCCCATGTCGGCTCGCTCTTCGATGCCGATGGCGACGGCGTGCCCGAGCCGGTGTTCTACAACGGCTTTCGGGCGGGCCAGCATATCGTCGGGCCGAGCGACCCCAAAGAGGCTGGCGCCGAGGGGCCGCTCGGCAAGGTCTCGACCTCGCATGCCGATGCGCTCAGCGTCGCCCGCATGGCCGAGAGCTGCATCCAGGGGCGCGGCGTGATGATCGACCTCAACGCCCATGTGAAGCGGCTGCGCATCGCCTTCGATTATGAGCGGCTGATGCGGGTCATCGAGGCCGACAAGGTCGAGATCGAGCCGGGCGACATGGTGCTGCTGCATACAGGCTTTGCCGAGATGCTGCTCGAGATGCGCGGCGATCCGGATCCCGGCAAGGCGCATCATCTCTGCGCCGTGCTGAACGGGCGCGACAAGCGTTTGCTCAACTGGATCACCGATACCGGCCTCGCCTGCCTGATCGCCGATAATTACGGGGTCGAGGCGGTGCCGGCCGTCAGCCATGAGGGCTGCTGCGCGGCGCTACCGCTGCACGAGCATTGCCTGTTCAAGCTCGGCGTCAATCTCGGCGAGCTCTGGCATCTGACGCCGCTCGCCGCCTGGCTGCGCGCCCATGGGCGCTACCGCTTCCTGCTGACGGCGCCGCCGCTGCGTCTGCCGGGCGCGGTCGGCTCGCCCGCCACGCCGGTGGCGACGGTTTGA
- a CDS encoding Pimeloyl-ACP methyl ester carboxylesterase: protein MVALKPSGMLHVGGHDLEYRLVGRPPKEAATIVMLHEGLGSVGLWGDFPDKLAAATGAGVFAYSRAGYGASSSVPLPRPLDYMHDEALHVLPKLLDAIGFRRGLLLGHSDGASIAALYAGGIQDHRIRGLTLIAPHFVVEEMGLAAIETARLNYEEGDLKPRLARWHRDVDNAFRGWNGAWLDPGFKSWDISESLGYIRVPIQIVQGENDQYGTTRQIEIAEQECYCPLDITLIEGIGHSPQREAPETTLRVVADFTQRILHAHAEGKLGEAA from the coding sequence ATGGTAGCCTTGAAGCCAAGCGGAATGCTGCATGTCGGGGGGCATGATCTCGAATACCGGCTGGTCGGTCGCCCGCCGAAGGAAGCTGCGACCATCGTGATGCTGCATGAGGGCCTCGGCTCGGTGGGGCTCTGGGGAGATTTCCCCGACAAGCTCGCGGCAGCGACCGGGGCCGGCGTCTTCGCCTATTCGCGGGCAGGTTACGGCGCGTCGAGTTCCGTGCCGCTGCCGCGGCCGCTCGACTACATGCATGACGAGGCGCTGCACGTGCTACCGAAGCTGCTCGACGCAATCGGCTTTCGGCGCGGCTTGCTGCTCGGCCATTCGGACGGCGCCTCGATCGCCGCTCTTTATGCGGGCGGCATCCAGGATCACCGCATTCGCGGCCTCACACTGATCGCACCGCATTTCGTGGTCGAGGAGATGGGACTTGCGGCGATCGAGACGGCGAGGCTCAACTATGAGGAGGGCGACCTCAAGCCGCGGCTGGCGCGCTGGCACCGTGATGTCGACAATGCCTTCCGGGGCTGGAACGGGGCCTGGCTCGATCCCGGCTTCAAATCCTGGGACATCTCCGAATCGCTCGGCTATATCCGCGTGCCGATCCAGATCGTGCAGGGCGAGAACGACCAATATGGCACGACCCGCCAGATCGAGATCGCCGAGCAGGAATGCTATTGCCCGCTCGACATCACCTTGATCGAAGGCATCGGCCATTCACCGCAGCGCGAGGCGCCCGAGACCACGCTGCGGGTGGTCGCCGATTTCACCCAGCGCATCCTGCACGCCCATGCGGAGGGCAAGCTCGGGGAGGCGGCGTGA
- a CDS encoding alpha-1,3-rhamnosyl/mannosyltransferase codes for MDILFGAEALLGPLTGIGNYAAALLRGLRADQRIGTVRCFADRVWLADPLTQGAQPRAMPFSRLRRLALAATLRLAPRIPGAAALLPRKRKRDFVTMLSKAGASVYHEPNFILRPFDGPSVATIHDLSILRHPEFHPADRVEYMTRNFAETIERATRLITVSESVRAEMIATLDVAPDRVVAIHNGVGPQYHPMTPAELGPTLAPYDLEAARYLLFVGTIEPRKNLGLLLDAYEAQPPALRRRFPLVVVGGQGWRNEALVDRLAALAARGIVRSLGYVPAEHLPALYAGARGFVFPSLYEGFGLPVLEAAASGVPVLSSRGTAMAEVLGETGLLVEPQDVAALRDGLLRLLEDDALATVASTAAPGFAARFSWTHCVERTIELYQGIA; via the coding sequence ATGGACATTCTCTTCGGCGCGGAAGCTTTGCTGGGCCCGCTCACCGGGATCGGCAATTACGCAGCCGCACTCTTGCGCGGCCTGCGCGCCGACCAGCGTATCGGAACGGTTCGCTGCTTCGCGGACCGTGTCTGGCTCGCAGACCCGCTGACCCAGGGCGCCCAACCCCGGGCCATGCCGTTCTCGCGGCTGCGGCGGCTGGCGCTCGCTGCGACACTCCGCTTGGCGCCGAGGATCCCGGGTGCGGCGGCTCTGCTGCCGCGCAAGCGGAAGCGCGATTTCGTGACCATGCTGAGCAAAGCAGGGGCGAGCGTTTATCACGAGCCGAACTTCATCCTGCGGCCCTTCGACGGTCCGAGCGTTGCGACGATTCACGACTTGTCGATTCTGCGACATCCCGAATTTCATCCGGCCGACCGGGTCGAATATATGACGCGGAACTTTGCCGAGACGATCGAGCGCGCCACGCGGCTGATCACGGTCAGCGAGTCGGTTCGCGCCGAGATGATCGCCACGCTCGACGTGGCGCCCGACCGCGTCGTCGCCATTCACAACGGTGTCGGCCCGCAATACCATCCCATGACCCCGGCCGAGCTCGGCCCGACGCTCGCGCCTTATGATCTGGAGGCTGCGCGCTATCTGCTCTTCGTCGGCACGATCGAGCCGCGCAAGAATCTAGGCCTCCTGCTCGATGCCTATGAAGCCCAGCCGCCGGCACTCAGGCGCCGGTTTCCGCTGGTCGTGGTCGGTGGACAAGGCTGGCGGAACGAGGCGCTGGTCGACCGTTTGGCGGCACTTGCGGCACGTGGCATCGTGCGCAGCCTCGGCTATGTGCCGGCCGAGCATTTGCCGGCGCTCTATGCCGGCGCGCGCGGCTTCGTCTTTCCCTCGCTCTATGAGGGTTTCGGTTTGCCGGTGCTGGAGGCGGCCGCAAGCGGCGTGCCGGTACTGAGTTCGCGCGGCACTGCCATGGCGGAAGTGCTGGGCGAGACTGGATTGCTGGTCGAGCCGCAGGACGTTGCGGCGCTGCGCGACGGTCTGCTGAGGCTTCTCGAAGATGACGCGCTCGCGACCGTCGCAAGCACCGCCGCTCCCGGCTTCGCTGCTCGCTTTTCCTGGACGCATTGCGTCGAGCGGACCATTGAGCTCTATCAGGGGATCGCCTGA
- a CDS encoding Methyltransferase domain-containing protein: MQSARTAFWDLLRKLLGGKAAAPPAAAPEPDSASPAADPAPTSADAQNRARLLGLRDAVMGGWYRAESREVYEGFAVGPEDVVLDVGCGQGMTAHFCARQGAHVIFADLDMESVGATARLLAGSPARALTPIVSNSDPLPLPDSIATKVISMEVLEHVDDPGRFLRELARVGRPGAQYLLAVPDPVQEGLQRQLAPATFFEKPDSASHRIRGLSSGHLRTIERKGFEDLVTSAGLVVERHGYSSFYWALWFAFFWACEVDFTAPQHPVLDNWARTWWALLDTPDGPEVKRVLDAFMPKSQVIVARKS; encoded by the coding sequence ATGCAGTCAGCACGCACCGCCTTCTGGGATCTGCTTCGTAAGCTGCTAGGTGGCAAGGCGGCCGCGCCGCCCGCCGCCGCCCCGGAGCCGGACTCCGCGAGCCCTGCTGCCGACCCCGCGCCGACCAGCGCCGACGCACAGAACCGAGCGCGGCTGCTCGGCCTGCGCGACGCCGTGATGGGTGGTTGGTACCGGGCGGAAAGCCGTGAGGTCTATGAGGGCTTCGCCGTCGGCCCCGAGGACGTCGTGCTGGATGTCGGTTGCGGACAAGGCATGACGGCGCATTTTTGTGCGCGCCAGGGCGCCCATGTGATCTTCGCCGATCTCGACATGGAGAGCGTCGGCGCGACGGCGCGGTTGCTCGCCGGAAGCCCGGCGCGCGCGCTCACCCCGATCGTGAGCAATTCCGATCCGCTGCCACTGCCCGATTCGATCGCCACGAAAGTGATCTCGATGGAAGTGCTCGAGCATGTCGACGATCCCGGTCGGTTCCTGCGCGAGCTGGCACGCGTCGGCCGGCCCGGCGCGCAATATCTGCTGGCCGTCCCGGATCCGGTGCAGGAGGGCCTGCAACGCCAGCTGGCACCGGCCACCTTCTTCGAGAAGCCGGACTCGGCGAGCCACCGCATCCGTGGCCTGTCGAGCGGGCATTTGCGGACGATCGAGCGAAAGGGCTTCGAGGATCTCGTGACATCGGCTGGTCTGGTCGTCGAGCGGCATGGCTATTCGAGCTTCTATTGGGCTCTGTGGTTTGCTTTCTTCTGGGCTTGCGAGGTCGATTTCACAGCACCGCAGCATCCGGTGCTCGACAATTGGGCCCGCACCTGGTGGGCACTGCTCGACACTCCCGACGGCCCGGAGGTGAAGCGCGTATTGGATGCGTTCATGCCGAAGAGTCAGGTCATCGTGGCGCGAAAGTCGTGA
- a CDS encoding Peptidoglycan/LPS O-acetylase OafA/YrhL, contains acyltransferase and SGNH-hydrolase domains: MHSLDALNRDRSAASPGLPGSSGLRRIGDIEVLRGIAVLFVIVHHAHGNLITWPIAPFDKLFHYLDFWPGVDLFFAISGFVIARSLLPKLSSCASDMAFFRECLAFWIRRAWRLLPSAWLWLAIMLVASAAFNRSGVFGSFHANFAATIAGVLDVANFRFADTFMRSEYGASFVYWSLSLEEQFYLLLPVAAFLFRGFLPLPIPLGLMVLLQIISDRTPLLMVLRTDAILLGVLIAIWSRHASYRLAEPGGLARSRVARAATLILLLGSIAALACDDLHVVSARVGLIALLSAALVLIASYNRDYLWRDGTGKRVMLWIGSRSYGLYLIHIPAFFFTREIWLRLHAAGALPGPEDIWPICLTAGLILVAASELNYRLVEAPLRAHGARLAEGFRLAAPA, translated from the coding sequence ATGCACAGCTTGGACGCGCTGAACCGCGATCGCAGCGCCGCCTCGCCCGGATTGCCGGGATCGAGCGGCTTGAGACGCATCGGCGATATCGAAGTCTTGCGCGGCATCGCCGTGCTGTTCGTGATCGTCCATCACGCCCATGGCAATTTGATCACTTGGCCGATCGCCCCTTTCGACAAGCTTTTCCACTATCTGGATTTCTGGCCGGGCGTCGATCTGTTCTTCGCGATTTCCGGCTTCGTCATCGCGCGCAGCCTGCTGCCGAAGCTCTCATCCTGCGCCAGCGACATGGCGTTCTTCCGCGAGTGTCTCGCCTTCTGGATCCGCCGGGCATGGCGCCTGTTGCCATCCGCCTGGCTGTGGCTGGCAATCATGCTGGTCGCATCCGCCGCCTTCAACCGGTCCGGCGTCTTCGGCTCGTTCCACGCCAATTTCGCGGCCACCATCGCGGGCGTGCTGGATGTCGCCAATTTCCGCTTCGCCGATACGTTCATGCGCTCCGAATATGGAGCGAGCTTCGTCTATTGGAGCCTGTCGCTCGAGGAGCAATTCTACCTGCTTTTGCCGGTCGCGGCCTTCCTGTTTCGCGGTTTTCTGCCACTGCCAATTCCGTTGGGTCTCATGGTGCTGCTCCAGATTATCTCGGACCGCACACCCCTGCTGATGGTCCTGCGCACGGATGCGATCTTGCTCGGCGTGCTGATCGCAATCTGGAGCCGCCATGCCAGCTATCGGTTGGCCGAGCCGGGAGGCCTGGCGCGCAGCCGGGTCGCCCGGGCGGCGACCCTGATCCTGCTGCTCGGCAGCATCGCGGCCCTCGCCTGCGACGACCTGCATGTCGTGTCGGCCCGGGTCGGCCTGATCGCGCTTTTGTCCGCAGCGCTCGTGCTGATCGCCTCCTACAACAGGGACTATCTGTGGCGGGACGGGACCGGCAAGCGGGTGATGCTCTGGATCGGCAGCCGCTCCTATGGGCTCTATCTCATCCACATCCCGGCGTTCTTCTTCACTCGCGAAATCTGGTTGCGCCTCCACGCTGCGGGGGCGCTCCCAGGGCCTGAGGATATCTGGCCGATCTGCCTCACCGCCGGGCTGATCCTGGTTGCGGCGAGCGAGCTGAATTACCGCCTCGTCGAGGCCCCGCTGCGAGCGCATGGCGCACGCCTCGCCGAAGGTTTCCGCTTGGCCGCGCCTGCATGA
- a CDS encoding Glycosyltransferase involved in cell wall bisynthesis: MIIIVYSETTESMLETRLGKPEYSYYFVLKEFRPVLEALGRVVTVADPMREVDPIFHSARRDGEDCVFLSFTPPHQTALGLECPTIPVFAWEFETIPDETWFSERAQDWRYVFDRLGRAITHSATTVRTVQATMGQDFPVASIAAPVFDRFAALRHVRPASLVAPGTRCDLVGTVIDSRAFDLSIYARSNWRSPDDLPQAPMAEDPKASAHIELDGVVYVSIFNPYDGRKNWFDLMGGFCWAFRDTADATLILKLTHHECGEAMAWLLQHLYRLTPFKCRVILLHSFLDSRQYEGLVTVASYAVNASHGEGQCLPLMEYMACGKPAIAPCHTGMADYIESDNAFVVRSSAEPTAWPHDPRQAYRTLRHRINLESLVEAYRESYRVAKDDPDRYARMADEAHAALRGHCSRAVATERLRAFLATPARPAGPERRFGRLMPRADAPWIVEAPE; the protein is encoded by the coding sequence ATGATCATCATCGTCTATTCGGAAACGACGGAGAGCATGCTCGAGACCCGGCTCGGCAAGCCCGAGTACAGCTACTATTTCGTGCTGAAGGAATTCCGCCCGGTTCTCGAGGCTCTCGGCCGCGTCGTCACCGTGGCCGACCCGATGCGCGAGGTCGATCCGATCTTTCACAGCGCCCGCCGCGATGGCGAAGATTGCGTCTTCCTCTCCTTCACGCCGCCGCATCAGACGGCGCTCGGCCTTGAATGCCCCACCATTCCGGTTTTCGCCTGGGAATTCGAAACCATCCCGGACGAGACCTGGTTCAGCGAGCGCGCGCAGGACTGGCGCTATGTGTTCGATCGGCTCGGCCGAGCCATCACCCACTCGGCCACGACGGTGCGCACCGTGCAAGCCACGATGGGCCAAGACTTCCCCGTGGCCAGCATCGCGGCCCCGGTCTTCGACCGCTTCGCCGCCTTGCGTCATGTCAGGCCGGCGAGCCTTGTCGCCCCCGGAACGCGGTGCGATCTCGTCGGCACGGTCATCGACAGCCGCGCATTCGACCTGTCGATCTACGCCCGCTCGAACTGGCGCAGCCCCGACGATTTGCCTCAGGCGCCGATGGCGGAAGACCCGAAAGCCAGTGCCCATATCGAGCTCGACGGCGTCGTCTATGTCTCGATCTTCAACCCCTACGACGGGCGCAAGAACTGGTTCGACCTGATGGGCGGCTTCTGCTGGGCTTTCCGCGATACCGCGGACGCGACGCTGATCCTCAAGCTCACCCATCATGAATGCGGCGAGGCCATGGCCTGGCTGCTGCAGCATCTCTACAGGCTGACGCCGTTCAAATGCCGCGTCATTCTGCTGCACAGCTTTCTCGACTCGCGGCAGTATGAGGGGCTGGTGACGGTCGCGAGCTATGCGGTCAATGCCTCGCATGGCGAGGGCCAATGCCTGCCGCTGATGGAATACATGGCCTGCGGCAAGCCGGCGATCGCTCCCTGTCACACCGGCATGGCGGACTACATCGAGAGCGACAACGCCTTCGTGGTCCGATCGAGCGCCGAGCCGACTGCCTGGCCGCATGATCCGCGGCAGGCCTATCGCACTTTGCGGCATCGCATCAATCTCGAATCCCTCGTCGAGGCCTATCGCGAGAGCTACCGGGTCGCCAAGGACGACCCGGACCGTTACGCGCGCATGGCCGATGAGGCACATGCAGCCTTGCGGGGCCATTGCTCACGCGCCGTCGCGACGGAGCGGTTGCGCGCCTTTCTGGCAACGCCGGCGCGGCCGGCCGGGCCGGAGCGGCGGTTCGGCCGCCTTATGCCGCGAGCCGACGCGCCCTGGATCGTCGAGGCGCCGGAGTGA
- a CDS encoding Methyltransferase domain-containing protein, with protein MEDKSVAVDVGLRDAVLSGWYQAQTGELFQGLAISAADTVLDVGCGDGGSAHFCASRGASMIVTDVDATKVEATKRLLASIPAREIRAMVSDSNPLPLEDGAASVVISTEVLEHVDDPAQFLSELVRVGRSGARYLLTVPDPVCEALQKHLAHPSYFAKPNHVRVIQREEFAELVRAAGLVIERRASYGFYWSLWWLMFWTTRVDFIGARHPVLDNWARTWSALLDTPQGATVKRVLDSFMPKSQVILARKP; from the coding sequence ATGGAAGACAAGTCGGTTGCTGTCGATGTGGGATTGCGCGATGCCGTATTGAGCGGCTGGTATCAGGCGCAAACCGGGGAGCTGTTCCAAGGCCTCGCGATTTCCGCCGCCGACACCGTGCTGGATGTCGGCTGCGGCGACGGTGGCAGCGCCCATTTTTGTGCGAGCCGCGGCGCCTCGATGATCGTCACCGATGTCGACGCCACCAAGGTGGAAGCCACAAAGCGGCTCCTCGCCAGCATACCGGCGCGGGAGATCCGGGCGATGGTCAGCGACAGCAATCCGCTGCCGCTCGAGGACGGCGCGGCCTCCGTCGTCATTTCGACCGAAGTCTTGGAGCATGTCGACGATCCGGCCCAGTTCTTGAGCGAATTGGTGCGTGTCGGCCGATCCGGCGCGCGTTACTTGCTCACCGTGCCCGATCCGGTCTGCGAGGCGCTGCAAAAGCATTTGGCGCATCCGAGCTATTTTGCGAAGCCCAATCATGTTCGGGTCATCCAGCGCGAAGAATTCGCAGAGCTCGTCCGCGCCGCCGGTCTGGTGATCGAGCGGCGCGCCTCCTACGGTTTCTACTGGTCGCTGTGGTGGCTGATGTTCTGGACCACCAGGGTCGATTTCATTGGCGCGCGGCACCCGGTGCTGGACAATTGGGCGCGCACCTGGTCGGCGCTCCTGGACACGCCGCAAGGTGCGACGGTCAAGCGCGTCTTGGACAGTTTCATGCCGAAGAGCCAGGTGATCCTGGCGCGCAAGCCGTGA
- a CDS encoding Glycosyltransferase involved in cell wall bisynthesis produces MRIAIAHENIVSRDAIGNDILGMHDVLADCGFEVQLIGQRVDAPTARRARTATLDEARQRRDFDMLIYHHSILWESGESLLRSIEVPRLLKYHNVTPPEFFADYSDHGVSLCRAGRAQTARLVALCDGGCLADSTYNARELTDTGAETVDIVPPFSSAGSMLRLARPQPVPPFRILFVGRLAPNKGHFDLITVIAAYVATFGPAIRLTIVGGISAHLSAYKAALDQLIDKMELRDHVELRDQVDDRTLHRLFMEASAFLCMSEHEGFCVPIIEAQAAGVPVIAVGSTAVAETIGPDQMVVERPQNRDDYLYVARLLHAVCTDDKLRRQVIAAGHRNVLNRFTPQAIAGRFMAALAPLFEQMPIPEQPPIPEQPQ; encoded by the coding sequence ATGCGGATCGCGATCGCGCACGAGAACATCGTGTCGCGTGACGCGATCGGCAATGATATTCTAGGCATGCATGACGTGTTGGCCGATTGCGGCTTCGAGGTTCAGCTGATCGGGCAGCGTGTCGATGCGCCGACGGCGCGGCGCGCCAGGACCGCCACTCTCGACGAAGCGCGGCAGCGGCGCGACTTCGACATGCTGATCTATCACCACAGCATCTTATGGGAGAGCGGCGAATCCTTGCTCCGCAGCATCGAGGTGCCGCGCCTCCTCAAATACCATAATGTGACGCCGCCGGAGTTCTTCGCCGATTATTCCGATCATGGCGTTTCCTTGTGCCGGGCCGGGCGGGCGCAAACCGCGAGGCTGGTGGCGCTATGCGATGGCGGCTGCCTCGCGGACTCCACCTATAATGCTCGAGAGCTCACGGATACGGGCGCCGAGACGGTCGATATCGTGCCGCCCTTTAGCAGCGCGGGCAGCATGCTGCGCCTCGCCCGACCACAGCCGGTGCCGCCCTTTCGCATCCTCTTCGTCGGCCGGTTAGCACCCAATAAGGGGCATTTCGATCTCATCACCGTGATCGCGGCCTATGTGGCGACGTTCGGGCCGGCGATCCGGTTGACGATCGTCGGAGGGATCAGCGCGCATCTGTCGGCCTATAAGGCGGCGCTCGACCAACTGATCGACAAGATGGAGCTGCGCGACCATGTCGAGCTGCGCGACCAAGTCGACGACCGCACCTTGCACCGCCTGTTCATGGAGGCGAGCGCCTTTCTTTGCATGAGCGAGCATGAGGGCTTCTGCGTGCCGATCATCGAGGCACAGGCGGCCGGCGTTCCGGTCATCGCCGTTGGCTCGACCGCTGTGGCAGAGACGATCGGGCCGGATCAGATGGTCGTCGAGCGGCCGCAGAACCGCGACGATTACCTCTACGTTGCGAGGCTGCTCCACGCTGTCTGCACCGACGACAAGTTGCGCCGGCAAGTCATTGCGGCGGGGCATCGCAACGTGTTGAACCGGTTTACGCCGCAGGCGATCGCCGGCCGCTTCATGGCGGCGTTGGCGCCGCTCTTCGAGCAGATGCCGATCCCTGAGCAACCGCCGATCCCTGAGCAACCGCAATGA